A window of Thermus antranikianii DSM 12462 contains these coding sequences:
- a CDS encoding bifunctional DNA primase/polymerase yields the protein MRPIEHVLGYARLGYAVLPLLPGEKRPHPRLVPHGLKEASQDPATLEAWWRACPEAGVGLLAPEGVLVLDFDDPTAWEGLRQEHPALEAAPRQRTPKGGVHLFLRLPEGVRLSASVRAIPGADLRGMGRAYVVAAPTRLKDGRTYAWEAPLVGPEELSPVPAPLLARLLPPPPPPREVWTPVEGASPKRLRGLLEAYCHRVAATPPGQRHLTLLRYALAAFGLVAHGLSPEEAEAALLEAALASGLPEREAREVLRWAREVGEAKPLPLEASPPLPPRVRWAMNRRARVKGVAHE from the coding sequence ATGAGGCCGATTGAGCACGTCCTGGGCTACGCCCGTCTGGGCTACGCCGTCCTTCCCCTCCTCCCCGGGGAGAAGCGCCCCCACCCCCGGCTGGTGCCCCACGGGCTCAAGGAGGCCTCCCAGGACCCCGCCACCCTCGAGGCCTGGTGGCGGGCCTGCCCCGAGGCCGGGGTGGGGCTCTTGGCCCCGGAGGGGGTCTTGGTCCTGGACTTTGACGACCCCACGGCCTGGGAGGGGTTGAGGCAGGAGCACCCCGCCCTCGAGGCCGCCCCAAGGCAAAGGACTCCCAAGGGAGGGGTACACCTTTTCCTCCGGCTTCCCGAGGGGGTGAGGCTTTCCGCCAGCGTGCGGGCCATCCCCGGGGCGGACCTCCGGGGCATGGGCCGGGCTTATGTGGTGGCCGCGCCCACCCGGCTCAAGGACGGGAGGACCTACGCCTGGGAGGCGCCCCTGGTGGGGCCGGAGGAGCTTTCCCCGGTGCCTGCCCCCCTCCTGGCCCGGCTCCTCCCCCCGCCGCCTCCTCCGAGGGAGGTTTGGACCCCGGTGGAAGGGGCTAGCCCTAAGCGGCTAAGGGGCCTCCTCGAGGCCTACTGCCACCGGGTGGCCGCCACCCCTCCCGGCCAGCGGCACCTGACCTTGCTCAGGTACGCCCTGGCCGCCTTCGGCCTGGTGGCCCACGGCCTCTCCCCCGAGGAGGCCGAGGCCGCCCTTCTGGAGGCCGCCCTGGCCTCGGGCCTGCCCGAGCGGGAGGCCCGGGAGGTGTTGCGCTGGGCCCGGGAGGTGGGGGAGGCCAAGCCTCTCCCCCTGGAGGCCTCCCCTCCTCTTCCTCCCCGCGTGCGCTGG